The Brassica napus cultivar Da-Ae chromosome C7, Da-Ae, whole genome shotgun sequence genome has a segment encoding these proteins:
- the LOC106350831 gene encoding meiosis-specific protein ASY2-like, which translates to MSSSFSFPRPTTKTDDLEDLYKVYGVDRTVVLDLAGTTETPETVREGYCGAYLSFFHSCGLNFPIPEPILEILAELGLSFTQILPNFLRYIVVFLVRAREEDLSFGLGEFRHLVLVKRNQQNPSTFLVSPRQGHHIIEDIPYRDEKWREQFFAYKVDQASVGEFDFSQLSRSWAENITPSGSSLMLDEIRGLIGVLRRGRSNWSSFDQTRIRAAFAMPEGTNRASLVGGSEDEAEQSQEVIATPSVQAQSSDRLARQLVRRSSFRTSGSASRNRASGRPTLISIHDSDDEDASEDR; encoded by the exons ATGTCTTCGTCATTCAGTTTCCCTCGTCCGACTACTAAGACCGATGATCTTGAGGACCTTTACAAGGTGTACGGGGTTGATCGCACCGTCGTTCTTGATTTAGCCGGCACGACTGAGACTCCCGAAACTGTACGGGAAGGTTATTGCGGAgcctatctttctttctttcactcCTGCGGTCTTAACTTCCCGATTCCGGAGCCCATACTAGAGATTCTGGCGGAGCTTGGGTTATCGTTCACTCAAATCCTCCCGAACTTCCTTAGGTACATTGTTGTGTTCTTGGTTAGGGCTAGGGAGGAAGATCTTTCTTTTGGCCTTGGTGAGTTCCGACACCTCGTTCTGGTGAAGCGGAACCAGCAGAATCCTAGTACCTTCCTTGTGTCTCCGCGCCAAGGTCACCACATCATCGAGGACATCCCCTATCGCGATGAGAAGTGGCGCGAGCAGTTTTTCGCTTATAAGGTGGATCAAGCGTCAGTTGGCGAATTCGATTTCTCTCAGCTTTCTCGGAGTTGGGCTGAGAATAtca CTCCTTCCGGAAGTTCTTTGATGTTGGACGAGATTCGTGGTTTGATCGGGGTTCTTCGGAGAGGTCGTTCGAACTGGTCTTCGTTTGACCAAACTCGGATTCGAGCTGCCTTCGCCATGCCAGAGGGGACCAACAGGGCCTCATTGGTTGGGGGTTCTGAGGATGAGGCGGAACAGTCCCAGGAAGTCATTGCGACTCCTTCCGTTCAGGCTCAGTCTTCAGATCGATTGGCTAGACAGCTTGTGAGGAGGTCTTCGTTTCGTACTTCTGGGTCTGCATCGAGGAACCGAGCTTCTGGTAGACCTACTTTGATCTCGATTCATGACTCCGACGATGAAGATGCTTCGGAAGATAGATAG
- the LOC106352321 gene encoding peroxidase 64, which produces MNVYFLSLILTVILVISFNTEALSPHYYDHSCPQADQIVTNAVKKAMSNDKTVPAALLRMHFHDCFVRGCDASVLLDSKGKNKAEKDGPPNISLHAFYVIDNAKKALEEQCPGVVSCADIVSLAARDAVALSGGPTWEVPKGRKDGRVSKAIETRQLPAPTFNISQLQQSFGQRGLSMHDLVVLSGGHTLGFAHCSSFQNRINNFSTQKQVDPTLNPSFAASLKGICPAHNKAKNAGATMDASTTSFDNIYYKMLMQGKSLFSSDQALLTTPSTKKLVAKYATSMEEYERAFVKSMIKMSSISGNGNEVRLNCRRVR; this is translated from the exons ATGAATGTCTATTTTCTCAGTCTCATTCTTACAGTCATTTTAGTGATTTCATTCAACACTGAAGCACTTAGTCCTCACTACTACGACCATTCATGTCCACAAGCCGACCAAATAGTCACCAATGCAGTCAAGAAAGCCATGTCAAATGACAAAACTGTCCCTGCCGCGCTCTTGAGGATGCATTTCCACGATTGCTTTGTTAGG GGATGTGATGCGTCAGTGCTGTTAGACTCGAAGGGAAAGAACAAAGCAGAGAAAGATGGACCTCCTAACATCTCACTCCATGCGTTTTATGTGATTGACAATGCAAAGAAGGCATTAGAAGAGCAATGTCCTGGTGTCGTCTCGTGTGCGGATATCGTTTCACTCGCTGCAAGAGATGCTGTCGCTCTC TCTGGAGGGCCTACATGGGAAGTGCCAAAAGGGAGAAAAGATGGCAGAGTATCAAAGGCAATAGAAACAAGACAACTACCAGCTCCTACTTTCAACATCTCTCAGCTGCAACAAAGCTTTGGCCAAAGAGGCCTTTCTATGCACGATCTTGTTGTTCTCTCTG GAGGACACACACTTGGATTCGCCCACTGCTCATCGTTCCAAAATAGGATTAACAACTTCAGCACACAAAAACAGGTTGACCCAACATTAAACCCATCATTTGCGGCCAGCTTGAAAGGAATTTGCCCAGCCCATAACAAGGCTAAGAACGCTGGAGCGACTATGGACGCTAGCACGACATCATTCGACAATATATATTACAAGATGCTTATGCAAGGCAAATCGCTATTCTCATCAGACCAAGCACTTCTCACAACACCTTCTACAAAGAAACTTGTGGCCAAATACGCAACTTCCATGGAAGAGTACGAGAGGGCTTTTGTGAAATCCATGATCAAGATGAGTAGTATCAGTGGGAATGGTAACGAGGTCAGGCTTAATTGCAGGAGGGTCCGTTAG